A window of Bradyrhizobium sp. AZCC 1610 contains these coding sequences:
- a CDS encoding universal stress protein, protein MSGPARKILLATDLSARCDRALCRAAMLAWQWQSSLTVLHVVEDRDLSIPDAAGLPSWRRSSDPLDVARKHLLADVDALPARPTVRIAEGNPVEAILCSADAENCDLIAIGLGRDESLGHFILGRTADRLFRRSRVPLLVVKDRPRKPYENIVFATDLSDSSRYALETTARFFSGQRLTIFHAYRPPSELITESALHRQYRMEVELEVRAFLAGVDKSAPGWQQPHVLIEDGAPNFLLRDYVRDKEVDLLVLGTHGRSALFEMFLGSAAKAIVDDVPCDALVIREPRAAVET, encoded by the coding sequence ATGAGCGGGCCAGCTAGAAAGATTCTCTTAGCGACGGATCTTAGTGCGCGCTGTGACCGCGCGCTTTGCCGAGCCGCCATGCTTGCATGGCAGTGGCAATCGTCGCTGACAGTCTTGCATGTAGTTGAAGATCGCGACCTGAGCATCCCGGATGCAGCAGGACTGCCGTCGTGGAGGCGCTCGTCCGATCCGCTTGATGTTGCCAGAAAACACCTCCTAGCCGATGTCGACGCACTTCCAGCGCGGCCGACCGTGCGAATCGCCGAAGGAAATCCGGTAGAAGCCATTCTGTGCAGTGCCGACGCTGAAAATTGCGACCTGATTGCGATCGGCCTCGGAAGAGACGAGTCGCTCGGACATTTCATATTGGGCCGGACCGCGGATCGGCTATTTCGTCGGTCTCGAGTGCCGCTCCTTGTTGTGAAGGACCGTCCTCGCAAGCCGTACGAAAATATTGTTTTCGCTACCGACCTCTCCGATTCCTCACGTTATGCCCTGGAAACTACCGCACGCTTTTTCTCTGGACAAAGGCTAACAATTTTTCATGCGTACCGCCCACCGTCCGAACTGATAACTGAATCGGCATTGCATCGGCAATATCGTATGGAAGTCGAGCTGGAGGTGCGGGCGTTTTTGGCAGGAGTGGACAAATCGGCGCCCGGTTGGCAACAGCCGCATGTGCTGATCGAGGATGGCGCACCAAATTTTCTGTTGCGCGACTATGTGCGAGACAAAGAGGTAGACCTGTTAGTGCTTGGTACGCACGGGCGGAGTGCCCTCTTCGAGATGTTTCTAGGGAGCGCCGCCAAAGCAATTGTGGATGACGTACCTTGCGATGCCCTCGTTATCCGAGAACCGCGCGCAGCAGTCGAGACCTAA
- a CDS encoding IS110 family transposase codes for MSQKLNAAIAVIGIDIGKNSFHLVGHDDRGAIVLRQKWSRGQVETRLANLPPCLIGMEACVGAHHLSRRLQMLGHDARLMPAKYVRPYSKGQKNDFRDAEAIAEAVQRPTMKFVATKTADQLDLQALHRVRERLVGQRTGVINQIRAFLLERGIAVRQGLHSLRSELRGILATRTDVLSPRMLRIVEDLAGDWRRLDARIEGLSSEIETLARQDQACKRLMTVPGIGPLISSAMVAAIGTGEVFSKGRDFGAWLGLVPKQISTGDRTILGKISRRGNRYLRALFVQAAWVVLVRVKCLERYGLKSWIEAAKKRLHHNVLAIALANKLARIAWAVLNKGRAFECVKTEETACRPA; via the coding sequence ATGTCTCAGAAACTCAACGCAGCGATCGCCGTGATCGGCATCGATATCGGCAAGAACTCGTTCCACCTCGTGGGTCATGATGACCGCGGCGCCATCGTGCTGCGGCAGAAGTGGTCACGCGGCCAGGTGGAAACGCGGCTCGCCAACCTGCCGCCGTGCTTGATCGGTATGGAAGCCTGCGTCGGCGCACATCATCTCAGTCGCAGGCTCCAAATGCTTGGCCACGACGCCCGCCTGATGCCGGCGAAATACGTGCGCCCCTATTCGAAGGGACAGAAGAATGACTTCCGAGATGCAGAAGCCATCGCCGAGGCGGTGCAACGCCCGACCATGAAATTCGTCGCGACCAAGACCGCCGATCAGCTCGACCTTCAGGCGCTGCACCGCGTCCGAGAGCGGTTGGTCGGTCAGCGGACTGGCGTCATCAATCAGATCCGTGCGTTCCTGCTGGAGCGGGGCATCGCCGTGCGGCAAGGCCTGCATTCCCTGCGATCCGAGTTGCGGGGTATCCTCGCGACGCGCACCGATGTGCTCTCGCCTCGCATGTTGCGCATCGTCGAGGATCTGGCGGGCGACTGGCGTCGGCTCGATGCGCGGATCGAGGGGCTATCTAGCGAGATCGAAACGCTGGCCCGTCAAGATCAGGCCTGCAAGCGACTGATGACGGTGCCCGGCATTGGCCCGCTTATCTCGAGCGCAATGGTGGCCGCGATCGGCACCGGAGAGGTGTTCTCGAAAGGCCGCGACTTCGGCGCCTGGCTTGGACTGGTGCCGAAGCAGATCTCCACCGGCGACCGCACGATCCTCGGCAAGATATCAAGGCGCGGCAATCGCTACCTGCGCGCGCTGTTCGTGCAAGCCGCGTGGGTCGTGCTGGTGAGGGTCAAGTGTTTGGAGCGCTATGGCCTCAAATCTTGGATCGAAGCCGCCAAGAAACGATTGCACCACAACGTGCTGGCGATTGCGCTCGCCAACAAGCTCGCCCGGATCGCGTGGGCGGTTCTCAACAAGGGACGCGCCTTCGAATGCGTCAAGACGGAGGAGACGGCGTGCCGACCTGCCTGA
- a CDS encoding LysR family transcriptional regulator: protein MRNFDPVSLRLFIAVCEERNIAVAARREAIVPSAVSKRISQMEEAAGVTLLERGRRGVAVTAAGEVLCRYARESLQLLDRMQAELGAFAEGVQGHVRVFGSKSAVAQFLPEDISLFAQRYLDVRVSLEEREIWEVVRGVEEGRADIGVCWDAVDMRGLRTLPYHRDHLAVVVHPAHPLARKRSVSFVDTIDYEHVDIVARSIMQTTQRSAAAAAGKQMRYRIQVSTVDAAYRIVAAQLAVAIVPAEEASAIQQALGLKVIPLSDKWAKRQFVVLVREKGLSLPAQLLVQSLSSSEGIQPRRSGRSK, encoded by the coding sequence ATGCGAAATTTCGATCCCGTTTCGTTGCGGCTGTTCATCGCGGTCTGCGAGGAACGCAACATCGCCGTAGCCGCCCGGCGCGAGGCGATCGTGCCGTCCGCGGTGAGCAAGCGCATCAGCCAGATGGAGGAAGCCGCAGGCGTCACCTTGCTCGAACGCGGCAGGCGCGGCGTTGCGGTGACGGCGGCGGGGGAGGTGCTGTGCCGCTATGCGCGGGAATCGCTGCAATTGCTCGACCGGATGCAGGCAGAACTGGGAGCGTTTGCCGAGGGAGTGCAAGGTCACGTGCGTGTCTTCGGCAGTAAATCGGCGGTGGCGCAATTCCTGCCGGAAGATATCAGCCTGTTCGCGCAACGCTATCTCGACGTACGCGTCAGCCTGGAGGAGCGCGAAATCTGGGAAGTGGTGCGCGGCGTTGAGGAAGGGCGCGCCGATATCGGAGTGTGTTGGGACGCCGTCGACATGCGCGGCCTGCGGACCTTGCCATATCACCGCGACCATCTTGCGGTAGTCGTCCATCCCGCCCATCCATTGGCGAGAAAACGTTCTGTCTCCTTCGTCGACACGATTGACTACGAGCATGTCGACATCGTCGCTCGCAGCATCATGCAGACGACCCAGCGCAGTGCTGCGGCCGCCGCCGGCAAGCAGATGCGCTACCGCATCCAGGTCTCGACCGTGGACGCCGCTTACCGGATCGTGGCGGCCCAATTGGCAGTGGCGATTGTACCCGCTGAGGAGGCGAGCGCGATTCAGCAGGCGCTAGGGCTCAAGGTGATCCCCCTCAGCGATAAATGGGCCAAGCGCCAGTTCGTCGTTTTAGTGCGTGAGAAAGGCCTGAGCCTACCGGCGCAATTGTTGGTTCAGAGTCTGTCTTCTTCCGAAGGCATTCAACCGCGTCGGTCGGGTCGCTCTAAATAG
- a CDS encoding Crp/Fnr family transcriptional regulator gives MSIMLDRILDAATDNLRFAKILVQMGLDPNNVTWDAIFNRLLEIFLHNITLANMFALVGAIFFVATLLTHTMVPLRVANMIGCAFFAIFGALTGAVTIFLLYLLMIPINAYRLRQMLALVKKARTATQGDMSMEWLKPFMTDRKYRKGDILMKKGDAANEMLLTVTGKFRVIEINVELPPGRLMGELGFLTLDNRRTATIECIEDGRVLTISYEKLLEIYFQNPQFGYYFLVLTSQRLLENLARAEAIIAQNKIAPQTPFAN, from the coding sequence ATGTCCATCATGCTGGACCGCATTCTCGATGCAGCAACCGACAACCTCAGGTTCGCGAAGATTCTGGTCCAAATGGGTCTCGATCCGAACAACGTGACCTGGGACGCCATCTTCAACCGCCTGCTGGAAATCTTTCTGCACAACATCACGCTTGCCAATATGTTCGCCCTGGTCGGCGCGATCTTCTTTGTCGCTACATTGCTGACGCACACGATGGTGCCGCTGCGGGTCGCGAACATGATCGGTTGCGCATTCTTCGCCATCTTCGGTGCGCTCACCGGAGCCGTCACGATCTTTCTTCTTTATCTCCTGATGATTCCCATCAATGCCTACCGTCTCCGTCAAATGCTCGCGCTGGTGAAGAAGGCGCGCACCGCAACACAGGGCGACATGTCGATGGAGTGGCTCAAGCCGTTCATGACCGACCGCAAGTATCGCAAGGGCGATATCTTGATGAAGAAGGGTGACGCAGCCAACGAAATGCTGCTGACCGTTACCGGCAAATTCCGGGTCATCGAAATCAACGTCGAACTTCCGCCGGGGCGTTTGATGGGCGAGCTTGGTTTCCTCACGCTCGACAACCGCCGGACCGCGACGATCGAATGTATCGAGGATGGCCGCGTCCTGACTATCAGCTATGAAAAGCTGCTTGAGATCTACTTCCAAAACCCGCAGTTCGGCTATTACTTCCTTGTCTTGACCAGCCAGCGCCTCCTGGAAAATCTCGCGCGGGCCGAAGCCATCATCGCGCAGAACAAGATCGCGCCGCAGACGCCTTTCGCCAACTGA
- a CDS encoding tripartite tricarboxylate transporter substrate-binding protein, with the protein MRAVVCASLLFLTASAAIAQDFPKRPITMIVPFAAGGPTDTVARVTAENMGRLLGQQVIVENVAGAGGTLGSNRVVRAEPDGYTLLLHHLGLATAVTLYRKLPFDPTTDLKPVGVVSDANMAIIARPDYAPNTLAEVIADIKARGDHVTFAHSGLGAASQLCGMLFMAAVQKQMNVVPFRGGGPVLQALMGKQIDLGCEQATTAAPLVQANSVKSYAVTSAKRLPSMPNVPTSAEAGLTGMEISVWHGIYVPAKTPDPIVQVLTKALAEALKSPALAGRFADIATDPTPDKATPQILRETLKSEIDRWRPMITAVGQYAD; encoded by the coding sequence ATGCGTGCGGTTGTGTGTGCTTCTTTGCTGTTCTTGACGGCGTCTGCGGCGATCGCCCAGGATTTCCCCAAGCGGCCCATCACCATGATCGTGCCTTTTGCCGCCGGAGGCCCTACCGACACCGTGGCGCGCGTGACGGCCGAGAACATGGGCCGTCTGCTCGGGCAGCAGGTGATTGTCGAGAACGTCGCCGGCGCGGGCGGCACTCTGGGCAGCAATCGGGTCGTCCGTGCTGAGCCTGACGGCTATACGCTTCTACTTCATCATCTCGGACTGGCCACAGCCGTCACGCTGTATCGGAAGCTTCCGTTCGATCCGACCACCGACCTGAAGCCTGTCGGCGTCGTGTCCGATGCCAACATGGCAATCATTGCGCGCCCGGACTACGCCCCGAATACGCTGGCCGAAGTCATTGCAGACATCAAGGCCCGAGGCGATCACGTCACCTTCGCGCATTCGGGCCTGGGTGCGGCGTCGCAGCTTTGCGGTATGCTATTCATGGCGGCTGTTCAGAAGCAGATGAACGTCGTTCCATTCCGCGGAGGCGGCCCGGTTCTTCAGGCGCTGATGGGGAAGCAGATAGATCTTGGGTGCGAACAAGCCACGACCGCCGCGCCGCTGGTCCAGGCCAACAGCGTGAAGTCTTACGCCGTCACCAGCGCCAAGCGGCTGCCATCGATGCCTAACGTGCCCACCTCGGCCGAGGCCGGCCTGACTGGCATGGAGATCAGCGTTTGGCACGGTATCTATGTGCCGGCGAAAACGCCCGATCCTATCGTGCAGGTGCTAACCAAAGCCTTGGCCGAGGCGCTCAAAAGTCCGGCGCTGGCCGGCAGGTTCGCGGATATCGCGACCGATCCGACGCCGGATAAGGCAACGCCGCAAATCCTTCGTGAAACGCTGAAGAGCGAGATTGACCGCTGGCGTCCGATGATCACCGCAGTCGGCCAATACGCCGATTAA
- a CDS encoding mandelate racemase/muconate lactonizing enzyme family protein, whose translation MRIVDIRERTAPISSPIANAFIDFSKMTLSLVAVVTDVIRDGRPVIGYGFNSNGRYGQGGLIRERFAPRVLTAAPDSLLDEGGLLDPSKIWAAMFTNEKPGGHGERSVAIGTIDMAVWDAVAKIASKPLFRLLAERAKVQANPRVFVYAAGGYYYPGKGLEGLAAEMKGYLDRGYTVVKMKIGGAPLADDCKRIETVLKMLPAGCKLAVDANGRFDLDTAVAYAKALRQYDLFWYEEAGDPLDYELQAKLAEHYPGPMATGENLFSMQDARNLIRYGGMRPDRDWLQFDCALSYGLVEYLRTLEMLKSYGWSWSRCIPHGGHQMSLNIAAGLGLGGNESYPDLFQPYGGFPDGVRVEAGHITMPELPGIGFEGKSDLITEMRSLAS comes from the coding sequence ATGCGCATTGTCGACATCCGGGAGCGTACCGCTCCGATATCTTCTCCCATCGCCAACGCCTTCATCGACTTTTCGAAGATGACGCTGAGTCTGGTTGCCGTGGTCACCGACGTCATCCGCGATGGCCGGCCAGTCATCGGCTACGGTTTCAACTCGAACGGTCGCTACGGGCAGGGAGGGTTGATCCGCGAGCGTTTCGCGCCGCGCGTGCTGACGGCTGCGCCGGACAGCCTGCTTGACGAAGGTGGCCTTCTGGATCCCAGCAAAATCTGGGCGGCCATGTTCACTAACGAGAAGCCGGGCGGACATGGCGAGCGTTCGGTCGCCATCGGCACGATCGATATGGCGGTGTGGGACGCCGTCGCCAAGATTGCGAGCAAGCCCCTGTTTCGACTCTTGGCGGAACGCGCCAAAGTGCAGGCCAACCCGCGTGTCTTCGTCTATGCGGCCGGCGGTTACTACTATCCAGGCAAGGGCCTCGAAGGCCTGGCAGCGGAGATGAAAGGGTATCTCGACCGCGGCTACACGGTCGTGAAGATGAAGATCGGCGGTGCGCCGCTGGCTGACGACTGCAAGCGCATCGAAACCGTTTTGAAAATGTTACCTGCGGGCTGCAAGCTCGCCGTCGACGCCAACGGCCGCTTCGATCTCGATACTGCGGTGGCTTATGCGAAGGCGCTGCGCCAATACGATCTGTTTTGGTACGAGGAAGCTGGCGATCCGCTGGATTATGAGTTGCAAGCGAAGCTGGCCGAGCACTATCCCGGCCCGATGGCCACCGGCGAAAACTTGTTCTCGATGCAGGATGCCCGCAACCTGATCCGCTACGGCGGCATGCGGCCAGATCGGGACTGGCTGCAGTTCGACTGCGCGCTGAGCTACGGGCTGGTCGAGTATTTGCGCACGCTGGAAATGTTGAAGAGCTACGGCTGGTCGTGGAGCCGCTGCATTCCACACGGCGGACACCAAATGTCGCTCAACATCGCAGCGGGGCTCGGGCTCGGCGGTAATGAATCATATCCCGATCTGTTCCAACCGTATGGGGGATTCCCGGATGGGGTACGGGTGGAAGCCGGGCATATCACCATGCCGGAGCTTCCTGGCATCGGCTTCGAAGGCAAGTCCGACCTGATTACCGAAATGCGAAGCCTAGCGTCGTAA